A genomic region of Dactylococcopsis salina PCC 8305 contains the following coding sequences:
- the ppk1 gene encoding polyphosphate kinase 1 — translation MAKSKSETPTINFKDPEYYFNRELSWLEFNQRVLNEAVDPRTPLLERLKFMAIFSSNLDEFFMVRVAGLKQQVEANVNKLTADGRDPSQQLTDISERLRPMILKQDQHFEEVLRGLLAEEGIHLLNYADLNVEQRTYLQNYYEDHVFPVLTPLAVDPGHPFPYISNLSLNLAVVVRQPETDDELFARIKVPKVLPRFVQLPRELGVHNKKGKPAIWTGIPLEQIISHHLEALFPGMTIQECYPFRITRNADIAVEEDEADDLLLAIQKELRKRRMGGSVVRMEIHHSAPDHVREMLSREMKLEEQNVHQITGLLGLGDLMSFMELPLPELKDKKWTAIVPPPFQRYRDTEETEGALSVEEKSESFFGEIRKSDLYVHHPYHSFSATIQEFIELAAADPKVLAIKMTLYRTSGDSPIINALINAAENGKQVAVLVELKARFDEENNIVWARKLEKSGVHVVYGIVGLKTHTKTALVVRQEEDKIHRYVHIGTGNYNPKTAKLYTDLGLFSCREALGADLTDLFNFLTGHSRQRSYRKLLVAPVSLRDRMLVLIQRERDRAKKGEKAYIIAKMNALVDPKIIQTLYEASQAGVEIDLIIRGICCLRPGVEGVSENIRVISIIGRFLEHSRIFYFYNNGEEELYIGSADWMQRNLDRRIEAVVPIDDPNIFQDLKNILEIMLSDNRQAWELQPDGHYLQRQPGENEEVRSTHEILMQMALQSSTVT, via the coding sequence ATGGCAAAATCTAAAAGTGAAACTCCCACCATTAACTTCAAAGACCCCGAATATTATTTTAATCGTGAGTTAAGTTGGTTAGAGTTTAACCAGCGTGTTCTCAATGAAGCAGTTGATCCGCGTACACCCTTATTAGAACGTCTCAAGTTTATGGCAATTTTTAGCTCAAACTTAGACGAATTTTTTATGGTACGGGTGGCGGGATTAAAACAGCAAGTGGAAGCAAATGTCAATAAATTAACCGCCGACGGACGCGATCCTTCACAACAATTGACAGATATTAGTGAACGGTTGCGTCCCATGATTTTGAAACAAGATCAACATTTTGAAGAAGTTTTAAGAGGATTACTCGCAGAAGAAGGGATACATTTATTAAACTATGCTGATCTCAATGTCGAACAACGAACCTATTTACAAAATTATTATGAAGATCATGTTTTCCCTGTTTTAACGCCGCTTGCGGTTGATCCTGGACATCCTTTCCCTTATATTTCTAATCTTAGTTTGAATTTAGCAGTTGTAGTGCGTCAACCCGAAACAGATGACGAATTATTTGCTCGTATTAAAGTCCCAAAAGTGTTACCTCGTTTTGTTCAACTTCCCAGAGAATTAGGGGTTCACAATAAAAAAGGAAAACCAGCAATTTGGACAGGAATCCCTCTCGAACAAATTATTTCTCATCATTTAGAAGCACTATTTCCAGGGATGACGATTCAGGAATGTTATCCATTTCGGATTACTAGAAATGCTGATATTGCGGTCGAAGAAGACGAAGCAGATGATTTATTATTAGCCATTCAAAAAGAACTTCGTAAACGTCGGATGGGAGGTTCAGTGGTTCGGATGGAAATTCATCATTCAGCCCCCGACCATGTCCGAGAAATGTTAAGTCGAGAAATGAAGTTAGAGGAACAAAATGTTCATCAAATTACAGGGTTATTAGGATTAGGAGATTTGATGTCATTTATGGAGCTTCCTTTACCCGAATTAAAAGATAAAAAATGGACAGCAATTGTACCGCCACCATTTCAACGTTATCGGGATACAGAAGAAACAGAGGGCGCTCTTTCGGTAGAGGAAAAAAGCGAAAGTTTCTTTGGGGAAATTCGGAAATCTGACCTATATGTTCATCATCCTTATCATTCTTTTAGCGCGACTATACAAGAGTTTATTGAGTTAGCCGCAGCTGATCCGAAAGTGTTAGCAATTAAGATGACACTTTATCGAACTTCTGGCGATTCTCCGATTATTAATGCGCTGATTAATGCGGCAGAAAATGGGAAACAAGTGGCGGTTTTAGTAGAGTTGAAAGCAAGGTTTGATGAGGAAAATAATATTGTTTGGGCGCGAAAATTAGAAAAGTCGGGGGTTCATGTCGTTTACGGAATTGTGGGCTTAAAAACCCATACGAAAACGGCGTTAGTGGTGCGCCAAGAAGAAGATAAAATTCATCGTTATGTTCATATTGGGACGGGAAATTATAATCCGAAAACGGCGAAACTGTACACGGATTTAGGGTTGTTTAGTTGTCGGGAAGCGTTAGGCGCTGATCTTACTGATTTGTTTAATTTCTTGACAGGACATTCTCGTCAACGATCGTATCGGAAATTATTAGTCGCACCAGTGAGTTTGCGCGATCGAATGCTTGTTTTAATTCAAAGAGAACGCGATCGAGCGAAAAAAGGAGAAAAGGCTTATATTATTGCTAAAATGAACGCCTTGGTTGACCCAAAGATTATTCAAACCCTCTACGAAGCCTCACAAGCGGGAGTAGAAATTGATTTAATTATTCGGGGAATTTGTTGTTTACGTCCTGGAGTTGAGGGAGTGAGTGAGAACATTCGTGTTATTAGTATTATCGGACGTTTTCTGGAACATTCTCGCATTTTCTACTTCTATAATAATGGGGAAGAGGAACTCTACATTGGTAGCGCCGATTGGATGCAAAGAAACTTAGATCGACGTATCGAAGCAGTCGTTCCCATTGATGATCCGAATATATTTCAAGACTTAAAAAACATTCTGGAAATTATGCTTTCTGATAATCGTCAGGCTTGGGAATTACAACCTGATGGTCATTATTTGCAAAGACAACCAGGAGAAAATGAAGAAGTGAGAAGTACCCATGAAATCTTGATGCAAATGGCTTTACAATCTTCTACAGTGACTTAA
- a CDS encoding metallophosphoesterase, producing MSFRVNPYLQQPSSEGMHFTWFTEEDTSGEITITGPGLDNPLSFNTDPTFESVLSYTNAELNQEIDGLEQGSWLLGDENYKHTVDVSGLLPDRTYQYTVTVGDEVFEASFQTAPTQDNWDQIRFFALSDSETEPRGRVRRRDWQQGALDSESEDRPALEGSQWADTLGVSGDRLNYPLTENVGYRNNLEIINSREPDFMMMPGDLVQGGGYQPGWDEFFRHNAGEFDSGLSEYPILPALGNWENYGALNGGYGTDDEGRFGPKFGHDKFHAYFDAPPNGTPEHQDNYYRIDYGPITVLTLDTSNGEPDDSRDNYGGEGQPPKISGREFTEPGTDTQQNYTREQYEAAGGTDLADFNPGSPQWNWAIEQLEDAREQGQIIFAQFHHVPYSSGTHGLPMNHEDSSGQGGTPMRQYHPLFEEYEVAAVFSGHSEMFERSFVDEDGDGIGVTYYDVGVAGDGMRGERTDEEGNLLSYNQFSQWTADQSEPELWEEVNGVLQNVAGGKHYGHLEVNLQQTDEGAEITLTPVYSFPTLDSDYNLVDTERRVYGDEITLQTNADGTLQGAISGSGSPAFGSLQDDTLEAGVDFDGEGNLVFSGEGNDSIETSTGNGGNRLYGGSNNDELVAGSNDRAFGGAGNDIIESSLGRENRLYGGAGNDTVNAGYEDRIMGGDGDDRLFLSEGQVEGGGKNLVTGGAGADQFWIANAQIAANANEITDFIFGEDVLGIGGIDSVAEFADLSLTQDGADAIVSVGDNDVARLLGVNADELTADNFAIQATTEVA from the coding sequence ATGTCCTTCCGCGTTAATCCTTATCTGCAACAGCCTTCCAGCGAGGGGATGCACTTTACTTGGTTCACTGAAGAGGATACTTCAGGAGAAATCACCATTACCGGACCGGGATTGGACAATCCCCTTTCTTTTAACACTGATCCAACGTTCGAGTCTGTACTCAGTTACACCAATGCTGAATTAAACCAAGAAATTGATGGCTTAGAACAAGGGTCATGGTTATTAGGCGATGAAAACTATAAGCACACCGTCGATGTTAGCGGTTTATTGCCCGATCGCACCTACCAATACACGGTGACGGTTGGCGATGAGGTGTTTGAAGCCAGTTTCCAAACTGCACCCACTCAAGACAACTGGGATCAAATTCGCTTTTTTGCCCTCTCTGACAGTGAAACGGAACCGCGCGGTCGTGTCCGTCGTCGGGATTGGCAGCAAGGGGCGTTAGATTCTGAATCTGAAGATCGCCCAGCTTTAGAAGGGAGTCAGTGGGCGGATACATTAGGGGTCAGCGGCGATCGTCTCAACTATCCCCTGACAGAAAACGTCGGCTACCGCAACAATCTTGAAATCATTAACAGTCGGGAACCAGATTTCATGATGATGCCGGGAGACTTAGTCCAGGGCGGCGGTTACCAGCCCGGCTGGGATGAATTTTTCCGCCACAATGCAGGGGAATTTGACAGTGGTTTATCCGAATATCCGATCTTACCCGCCCTTGGCAACTGGGAAAACTACGGCGCACTCAATGGCGGATATGGCACAGATGACGAGGGACGCTTTGGTCCAAAATTCGGTCATGACAAGTTCCACGCCTACTTTGATGCCCCTCCCAATGGTACGCCTGAGCATCAAGACAACTATTATCGCATCGACTACGGTCCCATCACCGTGCTTACCCTCGACACTTCCAATGGAGAACCGGATGACAGTCGAGACAACTATGGGGGAGAAGGACAACCTCCGAAAATTAGCGGCCGAGAATTTACAGAACCTGGCACTGACACCCAACAAAACTATACTCGCGAACAGTATGAAGCAGCAGGGGGAACAGATTTAGCGGACTTTAACCCAGGTAGCCCGCAATGGAACTGGGCGATCGAGCAGTTAGAAGACGCAAGAGAACAAGGTCAAATTATCTTTGCTCAATTCCACCACGTTCCCTACTCCAGCGGTACTCACGGTCTTCCCATGAACCATGAGGATTCCTCAGGTCAAGGAGGAACACCGATGCGACAATATCATCCCCTCTTTGAAGAGTACGAAGTGGCTGCGGTTTTCTCAGGTCACAGTGAGATGTTTGAGCGTAGCTTCGTGGATGAAGATGGCGATGGGATTGGCGTTACTTACTATGATGTTGGGGTTGCTGGCGATGGAATGCGAGGAGAACGCACTGATGAGGAGGGTAATCTTCTCAGCTACAATCAGTTTAGCCAATGGACAGCCGACCAAAGTGAACCTGAACTCTGGGAAGAAGTGAATGGTGTTCTTCAAAATGTTGCCGGTGGTAAACACTATGGTCACTTAGAAGTTAATCTGCAACAAACAGACGAAGGAGCAGAAATTACCTTAACCCCTGTCTATAGCTTCCCCACCTTGGATTCTGATTATAACTTGGTAGATACCGAGCGCCGAGTTTACGGAGATGAAATCACCCTCCAGACTAATGCTGACGGAACCTTACAAGGCGCTATTTCTGGCTCTGGTTCCCCTGCTTTCGGTAGCTTACAAGATGACACCCTCGAAGCTGGCGTTGATTTTGACGGCGAAGGCAATCTTGTCTTCAGTGGAGAAGGGAATGATTCCATTGAAACCTCTACTGGTAACGGTGGTAATCGCCTCTATGGTGGCAGCAATAACGATGAATTGGTTGCTGGTAGCAACGATCGCGCTTTTGGTGGTGCTGGCAATGATATCATCGAGTCTTCCCTCGGTCGTGAAAATCGCCTCTACGGTGGTGCTGGCAACGATACGGTGAATGCTGGTTATGAAGACCGCATCATGGGTGGCGATGGCGATGATCGTCTCTTCCTCTCAGAAGGTCAAGTTGAAGGCGGTGGCAAAAATCTGGTCACTGGTGGTGCTGGCGCTGATCAGTTCTGGATTGCCAACGCACAAATTGCCGCCAATGCTAACGAAATCACTGACTTTATCTTCGGTGAGGATGTCCTCGGAATTGGCGGAATTGACTCCGTTGCTGAGTTTGCTGACTTGAGCCTTACCCAAGATGGTGCTGATGCGATTGTCAGTGTTGGAGATAATGATGTCGCCCGTCTCCTTGGCGTTAATGCTGATGAGTTAACTGCTGACAACTTTGCAATTCAAGCGACAACAGAAGTGGCTTAA
- a CDS encoding MogA/MoaB family molybdenum cofactor biosynthesis protein: protein MSSQPHPDRALISINCAIVTISDTRSKESDRSGQLIQEKLEANGHQIQDYTILKDDPEAIINHLKTLRKQKTLEVIICNGGTGIAPRDTTYDALAQVLDKTLPGFGELFRYLSYQEIGSRAIASRAIAGVYSNQLIFSLPGSTKAVQLGLEKLILPELVHLVKQLDHQ, encoded by the coding sequence ATGTCATCCCAACCTCACCCCGATCGAGCATTAATTAGCATTAACTGCGCGATCGTCACCATCAGCGATACTCGCAGCAAAGAGAGCGATCGAAGCGGTCAATTAATCCAAGAAAAACTAGAAGCAAACGGTCATCAAATCCAAGATTATACAATTCTCAAAGATGATCCAGAAGCAATTATTAATCATCTAAAAACACTGAGAAAACAAAAAACATTAGAAGTGATTATCTGTAACGGAGGAACAGGGATCGCTCCCAGAGATACCACTTATGATGCACTGGCGCAAGTTTTAGATAAAACGTTACCTGGATTTGGGGAGTTATTTCGCTATTTAAGTTATCAAGAAATCGGATCACGAGCGATCGCATCACGGGCGATCGCTGGCGTTTATTCTAACCAGTTAATCTTCTCTCTTCCAGGTTCAACAAAAGCTGTTCAATTAGGCTTAGAAAAACTAATCCTACCAGAATTAGTCCATTTAGTGAAACAGCTTGATCATCAATAA
- a CDS encoding YraN family protein, with product MVSSNLGQLGEEFTAQWLKRQGWEIIASRWRCRWGELDLVAYHSGLIFVEVKTRQSNNWDENGLLAITPQKQAKLYRAAEMFLSHYPAYSHVNCRFDLALVKAQKVSNFDRGENSYELTLVSYLKGIFE from the coding sequence ATGGTAAGCTCAAATCTTGGTCAACTTGGAGAGGAATTTACGGCGCAATGGCTAAAACGTCAAGGTTGGGAAATTATCGCTTCTCGTTGGCGCTGTCGTTGGGGAGAATTGGATTTAGTGGCTTACCATTCTGGTTTGATTTTTGTAGAGGTAAAAACCCGTCAAAGCAATAATTGGGATGAGAATGGTTTGTTAGCAATTACTCCTCAAAAACAAGCTAAACTCTACCGCGCAGCCGAGATGTTTTTATCACATTATCCCGCTTATTCTCATGTTAATTGTCGCTTTGATTTAGCTTTAGTTAAAGCTCAAAAGGTTTCTAATTTTGATCGAGGCGAAAACAGCTATGAGTTAACTTTAGTGAGTTACTTAAAAGGAATTTTTGAATAG